One region of Polyodon spathula isolate WHYD16114869_AA chromosome 25, ASM1765450v1, whole genome shotgun sequence genomic DNA includes:
- the LOC121299775 gene encoding AP-1 complex subunit beta-1-like: MTDSKYFTTTKKGEIFELKAELNSDKKEKKKEAVKKVIASMTVGKDVSALFPDVVNCMQTDNLELKKLVYLYLMNYAKSQPDMAIMAVNTFVKDCEDPNPLIRALAVRTMGCIRVDKITEYLCEPLRKCLKDEDPYVRKTASVCVAKLHDINAQLVEDQGFLDTLKDLISDSNPMVVANAVAALSEIAESHPNSNLLDLNPQSINKLLTALNECTEWGQIFILDCLANYTPRDDRESQSICERVTPRLSHANSAVVLSAVKVLMKFMEMLPKDLDYYGTLLKKLAPPLVTLLSAEPELQYVALRNINLIVQKRPEILKHEMKVFFVKYNDPIYVKLEKLDIMIRLASQANIAQVLAELKEYATEVDVDFVRKAVRAIGRCAIKVEQSAERCVSTLLDLIQTKVNYVVQEAIVVIKDIFRKYPNKYESVIATLCENLDSLDEPEARAAMIWIVGEYAERIDNADELLESFLEGFHDESTQVQLQLLTAIVKLFLKKPTETQELVQQVLSLATQDSDNPDLRDRGYIYWRLLSTDPVAAKEVVLAEKPLISEETDLIEPTLLDELICHIGTLASVYHKPPNAFVEGSRGVQHKRLPPRTGSNESPESPELTQPAADQPADQPPAVIPSQGDLLGDLLNLDLGPPTSGGTPAITSAMQMGAMDLLGGGLDSLLGGDLGGSPAIGAGFGGPAVMPSSLNAPVGGGLGDLFDLGSGVGMPTGSYVLPKTVWLPAMKAKGLEISGTFARRMGTIQMDVTFTNKAMQIMTDFAIQFNRNSFGLSPAAPLQLATPLSPNQTIEVSLPLSTVGPVMKMDPLNNLQVAVKNNIDVFYFSSLYPINILFVEDGKMERQVFLATWKDIPSDNEAQFQIKDCHLNSDAVSNKLQSNNIFTIAKRNVEGQDMLYQSMKLTNGIWILAELRIQPGSPNFTLSLKCRAPEIAQFVLQSYEAMLKN, encoded by the exons ATGACTGACTCCAAGTATTTCACCACAACCAAGAAAG GAGAGATCTTCGAGCTGAAGGCAGAGCTAAACAGCGataagaaggagaagaagaaggaggCTGTGAAAAAAGTGATTGCGTCTATGACCGTCGGCAAGGATGTCAG TGCCCTATTCCCTGATGTTGTGAACTGCATGCAGACAGATAACTTGGAGCTGAAGAAGCTGGTGTATCTCTATCTGATGAACTACGCAAAGAGCCAGCCAGACATGGCCATTATGGCTGTCAACACCTTCGTAAAG GACTGTGAGGACCCCAACCCTCTGATCCGTGCTCTGGCTGTGCGCACTATGGGCTGTATCCGTGTGGATAAGATCACAGAGTACCTGTGTGAGCCGCTGCGCAAGTGCCTGAAGGACGAGGACCCCTACGTGAGGAAGACTGCATCCGTCTGCGTGGCCAAGCTGCACGACATCAACGCCCAGCTGGTGGAGGATCAGGGCTTTCTGGATACCCTCAAGGACCTGATCTCGGACTCCAATCCCATG GTGGTGGCAAACGCAGTTGCTGCCCTGTCAGAGATTGCAGAGTCCCATCCCAACAGCAATCTGCTGGACCTGAACCCGCAGTCTATCAACAAGCTGCTGACTGCCCTCAACGAGTGCACAGAGTGGGGCCAGATCTTCATCCTCGACTGCCTGGCCAACTACACCCCGCGGGATGACAGAGAGTCCCAGAG CATCTGTGAGCGTGTGACCCCCCGCCTCTCCCATGCAAACTCTGCCGTCGTGCTGTCTGCCGTCAAGGTGCTGATGAAGTTCATGGAGATGCTGCCCAAGGACCTGGATTATTACGGCACGCTGCTGAAGAAACTAGCACCCCCTCTGGTCACCCTGCTGTCTGCAGAGCCTGAGCTGCAGTATGTGGCCCTCCGTAACATCAACCTTATTGTGCAGAAAAG ACCAGAGATCCTAAAGCACGAGATGAAAGTATTCTTTGTGAAGTACAACGATCCAATCTACGTCAAACTGGAGAAACTGGACATTATGATACGTCTGGCCTCCCAGGCTAATATTGCTCAG GTTTTGGCCGAGCTGAAAGAATATGCCACAGAGGTGGACGTGGATTTTGTGAGGAAGGCAGTCCGTGCCATTGGCAGGTGTGCCATTAAAGTTGAG CAATCAGCGGAGCGCTGTGTGAGCACACTACTCGATCTCATACAAACCAAGGTCAACTATGTGGTGCAAGAAGCCATCGTGGTCATTAAGGACATTTTCCGCAAGTACCCCAACAA GTACGAGAGCGTCATTGCTACATTGTGTGAGAATTTGGATTCCCTGGATGAGCCCGAGGCCCGGGCTGCTATGATTTGGATCGTGGGAGAATATGCTGAACGCATTGACAATGCAGACGAACTGCTAGAGAGCTTCCTGGAAGGATTCCATGATGAAAGCACACAG GTTCAGCTTCAGTTGCTGACGGCCATCGTGAAACTTTTCCTCAAGAAACCCACTGAGACGCAGGAACTGGTGCAGCAAGTACTTAGCCTGGCTACACAA GACTCCGATAATCCTGACCTGAGGGACCGCGGCTACATCTACTGGCGCCTGCTCTCCACCGATCCAGTGGCTGCCAAGGAGGTGGTTCTGGCAGAGAAGCCCCTGATCTCGGAGGAGACAGACCTCATCGAGCCCACCCTGCTGGATGAGCTCATTTGCCACATCGGCACCCTGGCCTCCGTCTACCACAAACCCCCCAACGCCTTTGTGGAGGGCAGCCGCGGGGTGCAGCACAAGCGCCTCCCACCCAGGACTGGATC GAACGAGAGCCCAGAGAGCCCTGAGTTAACCCAACCCGCTGCAGACCAGCCTGCCGACCAGCCTCCCGCTGTCATCCCCTCCCAGGGGGACCTGCTGGGGGACCTGCTCAACCTGGACCTGGGTCCACCCACCAGCGGCGGGACCCCAGCCATCACCTCCGCCATGCAGATGGGAGCCATGGACCTTCTGGGTGGAGGACTCGACAGCCTG ctTGGTGGTGATTTAGGAGGAAGTCCAGCG ATTGGAGCCGGGTTTGGAGGTCCTGCAGTTATGCCGTCCTCCCTGAATGCCCCAGTAGGGGGTGGTCTCGGGGACCTCTTTGACCTGGGTAGTGGAGTAGGAATGCCCACTGGATCCTATGTTTTACCCAAAACT GTGTGGTTGCCTGCCATGAAAGCCAAAGGTCTTGAGATCTCTGGAACCTTTGCCCGCCGGATGGGCACCATCCAGATGGATGTGACCTTCACTAACAAGGCCATGCAGATCATGACAGACTTCGCTATCCAGTTCAACAGAAACAG TTTTGGACTGTCTCCAGCAGCTCCCCTTCAACTTGCCACACCCCTGAGCCCCAACCAGACCATCGAGGTGTCCCTGCCTCTCAGCACTGTGGGACCCGTCATGAAGATGGACCCACTGAACAACCTTCAG GTTGCGGTGAAGAACAATATTGATGTGTTCTACTTCAGCAGCCTCTATCCCATTAACATCCTGTTTGTAGAAGATGGCAAGATGG AACGGCAGGTATTTCTGGCCACCTGGAAAGACATTCCCAGTGATAATGAAGCACAATTCCAAATCAAGGACTGCCACCTAAACTCAG ATGCTGTGAGCAACAAGCTCCAAAGTAATAATATCTTTACTATTGCCAAGAGGAATGTGGAGGGACAGGACATGCTTTACCAGTCCATGAAGCTGACCAATGGCATCTGGATCCTGGCTGAACTGCGCATCCAGCCAGGCAGCCCCAACTTCACT CTCTCCCTGAAATGCCGAGCCCCTGAGATCGCCCAGTTTGTGTTGCAGTCCTACGAGGCAATGCTGAAAAACTGA